From the Haemophilus parainfluenzae genome, the window ATTTATCTTGGAATTCAGGTAGTTTTGCTAAGCGGTCAGCCGCTGCCACAGCCGCACCAGAAGAAATACCCGCAAGAATGCCTTCTTCAGCCATTAAGCGACGAGCGGTCGCAATTGCCGTATCGCTATCTACAGTTTCCACGCGATCAATTAATGATAAATCTAAGTTTTTCGGAATGAAGCCCGCACCGATACCTTGAATTTTGTGTGGACCTGGTTTCACTTCTTGGCCAGCAAGGGTTTGGGTAATAACGGGTGATTCACTTGGTTCAACCGCCACAGAGGTGATTTTTTTACCGTGATCTAATTTGATCGCACGGGAAATACCGGTAATTGTACCACCGGTACCCACACCGGCAACTACGACATCAACTTTACCTTCCGTATCTTTCCAGATTTCTTCACCGGTAGTTTGACGGTGGATATCTGGGTTAGCCGGGTTTTCAAATTGTTTTAGCATCACATAATGATTTGGGTTAGATGCCACAATTTCTTCTGCTTTAGCAATCGCACCTTTCATCCCTTTAGAGCCTTCAGTGAGCACAAGATTCACGCCTAAACCACGTAATAAACGTTTACGTTCAAGACTCATGGTTTCAGGCATGGTTAAGGTGATTTTATAACCGCGTGCAGCAGCTACATAAGCTAAAGCAATACCGGTGTTACCGCTGGTTGCATCTACAATTTCTTTACCCGCTGTTAAAATGCCGTCTTTTTCTGCTTGCCAAATCATATTGGCACCAATACGGCATTTCACGCTAAAGCTTGGGTTGCGACCTTCAATTTTTACGACAACGTTACCATTGTGTCCGAAGTGTTTTAAACGAACTAATGGAGTATTACCGATTGAGTATGAGTTATCTGCATAAATTGTCATTTTACTGTCCTTTTATATTTTGGAATGAGTTGATGCAGTAGTTATAACACCGGTTTTTATATAAAAAAAATAGTTAATAGCTATATTTTATAACTAAATGCTATTTATTCACGATGTTATTTCCTGAAGGCTTAATTTCTGTACTCGTAGAACGTGTCACAATTTGTGTTGAACCTGAAGTGCGGTCAAAATTCATATCAAATTTTAATTGTGAGCGATAATTTTCGACCCACATTACTGTTGCACCACAGACTGCAACAGGAATAATCACTAAGTTCACGATCGGCAATGCGGTACAAAGGGTAATTAATGCCCCGAATGTCAGGCTTTGAGAACGTCTTTCGCCTAACGCATTTTTCATAATGCCAAAAGAAATTTTATGGTTATCAAACGGGTAGTCACAGTACTGAATCGCCATCATCCAACAAGTAAATAGGAAGGTGAGTACTGGAATAATGGTTTGTCCGATAACAGGGATAAAACTTAATAAGAACAAGCCCACAAATTTCGGTAAGCTGTACCATAGTTTTTGCCATTCACGATTTAGCATACGCGGCACATCTTTCATGATTTCAGCCAAACCATCATCATTAACAGCTTCACCGGTCAGCATTTTTTCGACTTTTTCTGCCAATAATCCATTAAACGGTGCGGCAATAAAGCCTGAAAGTGTCGTAAAGGCAAAATAGAAAAATAAGAGAATTGAGCCAATAGACAGCACGAGCAAAATCACACTTAAAAAGCTTAGCCAATCAGGAATAAAGCTCATCACCCAGTCGATCATCGTGGAGATTTGTGAAACAAATAGCCAAAATAAGCCTGTGAGTAGGACGACGTTAAGTAAAATCGGCATAATCACAAAACGGCGGAGGCCTTTTTGAGTAATGAAATGCCAACCCATCACGAAATGATTGAAAGCAGATTTTATTTCATTTTGATCGATCATCATTGTTCCTTTAAATTAAAAAGTAAAAAATACAAAATGTCACAGAAAGACAATATTTTTTGAGAAAAATTCCATCTCATCCCTTTTAATATCTTGTTTGCTTTCCTATTTTTTCACCTGTGGAAATGTGGTAGGATTAGCAAAAAATCATTGCGTTAAGGAGCAACAAGAATGGACTTAAATACCATTTTGATTATTTTAGGGGTAATTGCTTTAATTGCCTTAGTGGTACACGGATTATGGTCAAATCGCCGTGAGAAATCAAAATATTTTAAAAGCGCGAATACATTTAACCGCACTTCTAAAAACGGTGAGGTCAATCCTTTTTCGCAAGCCGCTGATCCTAATGCGGATATTCGTTTAACACATCGCGCTCAAACAGCACAGCCTGTACAACAAAGTGTTCAACCTAAAGTGGCACCACAGGCAGCAAGCCAACAGCAATTTAATTTTGACGAGCAACGTGCTCAAGTGGATGCGCGTCAAATAGAAAAAAGCGTGGATGATATTAAAATCTCCTTACCAAATCAGCCAGTTTATGAGATGAACACGGCGCAATCTGCTCCTGCGCCACAGCCTGAACCTGTGGTTTATCCTGAAACGAATGTACAACCGAAACCACGTGTGGCAGAAATGACAATCGAAGAGTTAGAAGCACAAAGCAATGATTTTGATG encodes:
- the cysZ gene encoding sulfate transporter CysZ, which codes for MIDQNEIKSAFNHFVMGWHFITQKGLRRFVIMPILLNVVLLTGLFWLFVSQISTMIDWVMSFIPDWLSFLSVILLVLSIGSILLFFYFAFTTLSGFIAAPFNGLLAEKVEKMLTGEAVNDDGLAEIMKDVPRMLNREWQKLWYSLPKFVGLFLLSFIPVIGQTIIPVLTFLFTCWMMAIQYCDYPFDNHKISFGIMKNALGERRSQSLTFGALITLCTALPIVNLVIIPVAVCGATVMWVENYRSQLKFDMNFDRTSGSTQIVTRSTSTEIKPSGNNIVNK
- the cysK gene encoding cysteine synthase A, translated to MTIYADNSYSIGNTPLVRLKHFGHNGNVVVKIEGRNPSFSVKCRIGANMIWQAEKDGILTAGKEIVDATSGNTGIALAYVAAARGYKITLTMPETMSLERKRLLRGLGVNLVLTEGSKGMKGAIAKAEEIVASNPNHYVMLKQFENPANPDIHRQTTGEEIWKDTEGKVDVVVAGVGTGGTITGISRAIKLDHGKKITSVAVEPSESPVITQTLAGQEVKPGPHKIQGIGAGFIPKNLDLSLIDRVETVDSDTAIATARRLMAEEGILAGISSGAAVAAADRLAKLPEFQDKLIVAILPSASERYLSTALFEGIEA